The Pedobacter mucosus genome window below encodes:
- a CDS encoding GAF domain-containing protein, with amino-acid sequence MKTEKSVKSEFYRFLLQKIEKDDVLLESVTAQELSKYTDTLELIFTILTPLMANEDDLFWALSTPIPDEIFFSTNAFYKFFKDHDPKNKVTKDNEPIEKKQLKFIYNIILDRFYNFTSVLKNEIIYAHLNQETKLTQYYNIQTDTKFVDILHKGDLPEINFEELGQHFQNDSELEYLMKNLPLTDFRFDGFSIISITDVTLQHAIEGIRNALVDHNYQSDAYTHVIQALKSLSGNGKLEFGLMPFLTVNKKLVFDNQEFSQSMLINSAKASNLEEEVFYSLVDKYKENPRAIFVSSITDDQILQDPFLKVLKAAGVCSYSVLPVYYNTQLAGVLEVYSNEEVVVDDKLLSRLRPAMPLIGQLFQYSIEEFDSKMDEVLMDKFTALQPSVQWKFNEVVWHFLQQNKSYHKLKEIETVTFKNMYPLFGAIDIRNSTVERNRALKDDMEVQLNSLIDTLKAIKKLITLELTDKLLFNCKEWIKHIGGFASSNEENRLNEFLEVEVYPFLSIIKGNYPKTADIINLYFEAIVPETGAAFENRRQLEVSMQLINTEVSQYLESAQVNLQASYPCYFAKFRTDGVEYDIYIGQEIAPTKPFDLLYLKNIRLWQLTSMAEIARLSKSLIGEMPRPLETTQLIFIHSNAIDISFRNDERRFDVEGAYNIRYEVVKKRIDKVMIKGTTERLTQPHKISMVYFNVEEAKEYKEYIKYMQGQGYLNDDLEQLELDELQGVSGLKALRVGVKFLETKKIKEVKTEVKTVKKEMEKHLQN; translated from the coding sequence TTGAAAACAGAAAAGTCTGTTAAATCTGAATTTTATAGATTTTTACTGCAAAAAATAGAGAAAGATGATGTTCTTTTAGAGAGCGTTACCGCACAGGAATTATCCAAATATACTGATACCCTTGAATTGATATTTACTATTCTGACGCCTTTAATGGCCAACGAAGACGATTTATTTTGGGCGCTAAGTACACCAATACCTGACGAGATATTCTTTAGTACAAATGCTTTTTATAAATTTTTTAAGGATCACGATCCAAAAAATAAAGTCACTAAAGATAACGAGCCAATTGAAAAAAAGCAGCTTAAATTTATCTACAACATCATTTTAGATCGTTTTTACAATTTTACTTCCGTGCTTAAAAATGAGATTATTTATGCTCATTTAAATCAAGAGACTAAACTTACACAATACTATAATATTCAAACTGATACAAAGTTTGTAGATATTTTGCATAAAGGAGATTTACCAGAAATTAACTTTGAGGAACTAGGTCAGCATTTTCAAAACGATTCTGAACTAGAATATCTAATGAAAAATCTTCCTTTAACTGATTTTCGTTTTGATGGATTTAGTATTATCTCAATAACTGATGTTACTTTACAACATGCAATTGAAGGTATTCGTAATGCTTTGGTAGATCACAACTATCAATCAGATGCTTATACCCACGTTATCCAAGCTTTAAAATCATTAAGTGGAAACGGAAAATTAGAGTTTGGCCTAATGCCATTTTTGACGGTAAATAAAAAGCTTGTTTTTGATAATCAGGAATTTTCTCAAAGTATGCTAATAAATTCTGCAAAGGCATCAAATTTAGAAGAAGAAGTATTTTATTCACTGGTAGATAAATATAAAGAAAACCCAAGGGCAATATTTGTAAGCTCCATTACTGATGATCAAATTTTGCAAGATCCATTTCTTAAGGTTCTAAAAGCTGCTGGAGTATGTTCTTATTCGGTTTTGCCGGTTTATTATAATACTCAACTTGCAGGTGTTTTAGAGGTTTACTCTAATGAAGAAGTTGTTGTCGATGATAAATTATTATCTAGATTAAGGCCAGCTATGCCTTTGATTGGTCAGCTTTTTCAATACAGTATCGAAGAATTTGATTCCAAGATGGATGAAGTTTTGATGGATAAATTCACAGCTTTACAACCTTCTGTTCAGTGGAAATTTAATGAAGTGGTTTGGCACTTTTTACAACAAAATAAGAGTTATCATAAATTAAAAGAAATTGAAACAGTAACTTTTAAAAATATGTATCCTTTGTTTGGTGCGATTGATATTCGTAACTCAACAGTAGAAAGAAACAGAGCTTTAAAGGATGATATGGAAGTGCAATTGAATAGCTTAATTGATACTTTAAAGGCTATTAAAAAGCTGATTACTTTAGAGCTTACTGATAAGTTATTATTTAATTGTAAAGAATGGATAAAACATATTGGAGGTTTTGCTTCATCCAATGAAGAAAATAGATTGAATGAATTTTTAGAAGTGGAAGTTTACCCATTTTTATCCATTATTAAAGGCAATTATCCAAAAACTGCCGATATTATTAATCTTTATTTCGAAGCAATTGTACCTGAAACAGGAGCGGCTTTTGAAAATCGCAGACAGCTTGAGGTTTCTATGCAATTAATAAATACAGAAGTTAGTCAGTATTTGGAGTCTGCACAAGTTAATCTACAGGCATCTTATCCTTGTTACTTCGCTAAATTTAGAACTGATGGTGTTGAATACGATATTTACATCGGTCAAGAAATTGCACCTACAAAACCATTCGATCTTTTATATTTAAAAAATATTCGTCTATGGCAACTGACTTCGATGGCAGAAATTGCTCGTTTATCTAAAAGTTTAATTGGCGAAATGCCTCGTCCATTAGAAACAACGCAACTTATTTTTATTCATTCGAATGCAATTGATATTAGTTTCAGAAATGATGAACGCCGTTTTGATGTTGAAGGCGCTTATAATATCAGATACGAAGTTGTTAAAAAACGTATCGATAAAGTGATGATTAAAGGAACAACTGAAAGATTGACTCAGCCGCATAAAATTTCCATGGTATATTTTAATGTAGAGGAAGCAAAAGAATATAAGGAATACATTAAATATATGCAAGGACAAGGTTATTTAAACGATGATTTAGAACAATTGGAATTGGACGAACTGCAAGGTGTTTCTGGATTAAAGGCCTTGCGTGTTGGTGTTAAGTTTTTAGAAACTAAGAAAATAAAAGAGGTTAAGACGGAAGTTAAAACCGTTAAAAAAGAAATGGAAAAACATTTGCAAAATTAG
- a CDS encoding LTA synthase family protein, whose translation MITTLFSFFAELTFWQEFESRFNFIAVDYLIYTYEVIHNINESYPLPLLISGMVVLTIAITYIFHILKLFKSSFESKVKTSKRIIISSTLITSAILFALIAKNSWPEKGNNRYANELGKAGIYSFFAAFKNNELNYHDFYSLIGNDSAFTIVRNQLKEKSDIFQSGNSIFRTIAGTNSSYKPNVILITVESLSAEFLAHYGNTQHITPILDSLADNSVFFSNMYATGTRTVRGMEALTLAIPPTPGSSIVRRMDNENLFTVGHVFKDKGYTNTFFYGGDGYFDNMNHFFGTNGYNIVDRGRKLLDETYEGSRTIIQDKEVTFENAWGICDGDIFNIVIKNADEKYKNHQLFNNFIMTTSNHRPYTFPEKQIKMPSGTREAAVLYTDYAIGQFLDKIKKKAWYKNTVVIIVADHCASSAGKNEIDISKYQIPCLILNLRNQPKMNISKMTSQIDLFPTLWGFLGWNYKSEFYGKNVLNESYEPRIFLGTYQKLVYMKGDSIVLLSPHRKIDTYLYNKIRNEQKPTIFPKKIINEGIANYQTAFDLFKDGKLRF comes from the coding sequence TTGATTACAACTCTTTTTTCTTTTTTTGCTGAATTAACGTTCTGGCAGGAGTTTGAAAGCAGGTTTAATTTTATTGCGGTAGATTATCTTATTTACACCTACGAAGTTATTCATAACATAAACGAATCTTACCCATTGCCTTTATTAATATCCGGAATGGTAGTATTAACCATTGCGATTACTTATATTTTTCACATTCTAAAACTTTTCAAATCGAGTTTTGAGAGTAAGGTCAAAACCAGTAAGCGAATAATAATATCGTCAACATTAATTACTTCGGCAATACTTTTTGCGTTAATAGCTAAAAACAGTTGGCCAGAAAAAGGAAACAATCGTTATGCAAATGAATTAGGGAAAGCTGGAATCTATTCTTTTTTTGCTGCTTTTAAAAATAATGAATTAAACTACCATGATTTTTACAGTTTAATAGGAAATGATAGTGCCTTTACTATTGTTAGAAATCAGTTAAAAGAAAAATCAGATATATTTCAGTCAGGAAACTCCATTTTTAGAACCATTGCCGGAACAAATTCTTCCTATAAGCCTAATGTGATATTAATTACCGTTGAAAGTTTAAGTGCTGAATTTTTGGCACACTATGGCAATACGCAACACATTACACCAATTTTGGATTCACTTGCAGATAATAGCGTCTTTTTTAGTAATATGTATGCAACAGGAACACGAACTGTTCGCGGGATGGAGGCGTTAACTTTGGCAATTCCACCTACACCCGGAAGTAGTATTGTTAGAAGAATGGATAATGAGAATCTTTTTACCGTTGGACATGTTTTTAAAGATAAAGGTTATACCAACACATTTTTTTATGGTGGAGACGGCTATTTCGACAACATGAACCACTTTTTCGGAACGAATGGTTACAATATTGTTGATAGAGGAAGGAAACTATTAGACGAAACTTACGAAGGTAGCCGAACAATTATTCAGGATAAAGAGGTAACTTTTGAAAATGCCTGGGGAATTTGTGACGGTGATATTTTTAATATTGTTATCAAAAATGCTGATGAAAAGTATAAGAACCATCAGTTATTTAACAATTTTATAATGACTACTTCAAATCATAGGCCATATACATTTCCTGAAAAACAAATAAAAATGCCCTCAGGAACTCGTGAAGCAGCAGTTTTATACACTGATTATGCAATTGGACAATTTTTAGATAAAATAAAGAAAAAAGCCTGGTATAAAAATACAGTTGTAATTATTGTTGCTGATCATTGTGCTAGCAGCGCAGGTAAAAATGAAATTGATATCTCTAAATATCAAATTCCATGTTTAATATTGAATTTGAGAAACCAACCAAAAATGAATATCTCCAAAATGACTTCACAAATAGACCTTTTTCCAACACTGTGGGGCTTTTTAGGATGGAATTATAAAAGCGAATTTTATGGTAAAAATGTACTTAACGAAAGCTATGAGCCACGGATATTTTTAGGAACATATCAAAAATTGGTTTATATGAAAGGGGATAGTATCGTGCTGTTAAGTCCGCACCGAAAGATAGATACTTACCTTTATAATAAGATTAGAAATGAGCAGAAACCAACAATTTTTCCCAAAAAAATTATCAATGAAGGGATTGCAAATTATCAAACTGCATTTGATTTATTTAAAGATGGGAAGCTGAGGTTTTAA
- a CDS encoding GIN domain-containing protein — translation MKNSIQNLIASSLTAIVLTSTLFTTSVSAVESSKIKVAAPVSVKRVYVKGNVEITLIQRVTEGVTYSDDNTGNAKIVQDGDILRISSTDKNVAKLVVYVKDIYRIEASENAVIKTNGKISIKFLQVFLNGNAHADLNTSTEGLYTIIKDNAELKLSGSTDNHSLVMGKTSKLTIERFAALKTNISATETAIETNSVEKEIASIK, via the coding sequence ATGAAAAATTCAATCCAAAACCTAATCGCATCATCTTTAACAGCTATTGTTTTAACTTCAACATTGTTTACAACAAGTGTATCAGCTGTAGAATCAAGTAAAATTAAAGTTGCAGCACCAGTAAGTGTAAAAAGAGTTTATGTAAAAGGAAATGTAGAAATAACCTTAATACAAAGAGTTACCGAAGGCGTAACTTATAGTGATGATAATACTGGAAATGCAAAAATAGTACAAGATGGAGATATTCTTCGAATCAGTTCGACAGATAAAAATGTTGCGAAATTAGTAGTCTATGTAAAAGATATTTATAGAATCGAAGCATCAGAAAATGCAGTGATTAAAACTAATGGTAAAATATCAATAAAATTTCTTCAAGTATTTTTAAATGGAAATGCACATGCTGATTTAAATACAAGCACCGAAGGTTTATATACTATAATTAAAGATAATGCAGAATTAAAATTAAGTGGATCGACTGATAACCACTCTTTAGTAATGGGCAAAACTTCAAAGTTGACAATCGAAAGATTTGCAGCCTTAAAAACTAATATAAGCGCAACCGAAACTGCAATTGAAACTAACTCAGTAGAAAAAGAAATTGCTTCAATAAAATAA
- a CDS encoding response regulator encodes MRKKVVLVQDNKDILEIMDQVLVEEGFDVIASLTTDPIEKIDQIDPDLVVVDDYIKGRKKGSEVINALKSDPDTEEISAILTSTANNLPEIAEACKADDYIEKPFDLDYMVDVVKRNA; translated from the coding sequence ATGAGGAAAAAGGTTGTTCTTGTTCAGGATAATAAAGATATTTTGGAAATTATGGACCAAGTTTTGGTGGAAGAAGGATTTGATGTTATTGCATCACTAACAACCGATCCAATAGAAAAAATAGACCAAATTGATCCTGATCTTGTTGTTGTGGACGACTATATAAAAGGAAGAAAAAAAGGTTCAGAAGTTATAAATGCGCTAAAATCTGATCCTGACACAGAGGAGATTTCTGCGATATTGACTTCTACAGCTAATAATTTACCAGAAATTGCAGAAGCTTGCAAAGCTGATGATTATATAGAAAAACCTTTTGACTTAGATTATATGGTAGATGTAGTAAAAAGAAACGCTTAA
- a CDS encoding ABC1 kinase family protein: MKTQKSIPVTKVERSAKFVKTGFQIGGNYIKHYSKKLFNPEMDREQLNEDNATDIYKSLSELKGSALKIAQMLSMDKNILPKSYVDKFTQSQYNAPPLSGPLIVRTFTKNFGKTPENIFDTFNLNSSNAASIGQVHQATLDGKKLAIKIQYPGVGDSISSDLKLVKPFAFRLLGMSEKELNIYIKEVEERLLEETDYELEVRRSIEFSEACKNLDHVVFPKYYPLLSGKRIITMDWIEGLHLKEFLKTNPSQELKNKIGQALWDFYNFQQHQLRAVHADPHPGNFMITPEENLGVIDFGCIKEMPDDFYYPFFSLISSDVINDKQKTIDAFRKLEMILPNDTNEQIEFYYKAYREMIELFAKPYVSDSFDFSKPEFFEQLYAYGEKIAKMPEFKQARGVKHFIYVNRTNFGLYTILHELNAVVKTNTFQPTLEKKS, translated from the coding sequence ATGAAAACACAAAAAAGTATTCCTGTAACTAAGGTAGAGCGTTCAGCAAAGTTTGTTAAAACTGGTTTTCAAATTGGTGGTAATTACATTAAACATTATTCTAAAAAACTTTTTAATCCAGAGATGGATAGAGAACAATTAAATGAGGATAATGCGACTGATATTTATAAATCTTTAAGCGAGTTAAAAGGCAGCGCTTTAAAGATAGCGCAAATGTTAAGTATGGATAAAAACATACTTCCAAAATCGTACGTTGATAAATTTACTCAATCTCAATATAATGCTCCACCATTATCTGGACCGTTAATTGTTAGAACTTTTACTAAAAATTTTGGTAAAACTCCTGAAAATATTTTTGATACTTTTAATTTGAATTCGAGTAATGCTGCCTCTATTGGCCAAGTTCATCAGGCAACATTAGATGGAAAAAAACTTGCAATTAAAATTCAATACCCAGGAGTTGGAGATAGTATTTCATCCGATTTGAAATTGGTGAAGCCTTTTGCATTTCGCTTATTGGGCATGTCTGAAAAAGAACTCAATATTTATATTAAAGAAGTTGAGGAACGCCTTTTAGAAGAAACTGATTATGAATTAGAAGTAAGAAGATCTATTGAATTTTCTGAAGCTTGTAAAAATTTGGATCATGTTGTTTTTCCTAAATACTACCCATTACTATCTGGAAAACGGATTATTACCATGGATTGGATTGAGGGATTGCATTTAAAAGAATTTTTAAAAACCAATCCATCGCAAGAGTTAAAGAATAAAATCGGTCAGGCACTTTGGGATTTTTATAATTTTCAACAGCACCAATTAAGGGCAGTTCATGCCGATCCTCACCCTGGAAATTTCATGATTACACCAGAAGAAAATTTGGGCGTCATCGATTTCGGTTGTATTAAAGAGATGCCTGATGACTTTTATTATCCTTTTTTCTCTTTAATTTCCAGTGATGTTATAAATGATAAGCAAAAAACCATCGATGCATTCCGGAAATTGGAAATGATTTTACCGAATGATACAAATGAACAGATAGAATTTTATTATAAAGCTTACCGAGAAATGATTGAATTATTTGCTAAGCCTTATGTAAGTGATTCTTTTGATTTTAGTAAACCTGAATTTTTCGAGCAACTTTACGCTTATGGAGAAAAAATAGCTAAAATGCCTGAATTTAAACAAGCTCGGGGTGTTAAGCATTTTATTTATGTAAACAGAACTAATTTCGGTCTTTATACAATATTACATGAATTAAATGCTGTTGTTAAAACGAATACCTTTCAACCCACTTTAGAAAAAAAATCTTAA
- a CDS encoding TetR family transcriptional regulator C-terminal domain-containing protein, which produces MATAQQIRNAYLDYVLSNNEKPKSVYSFVKKIKITEAEFYQFHPSFESIEKTIWFELTFDTITKIKEQEVWNQYSSREKMLSFFYSYLENLKTNRSFVVYSLKNYVGKIGLPNVLTGVKPIFENFAEEVINEGLESGELADRRFFSKRYKDALWLQFAFIVKFWISDDSDGFEKSDEAIEKGINVTFDLFQRSPIDNLFEYGKFLTRNGKFKESMGF; this is translated from the coding sequence ATGGCAACAGCTCAGCAAATCAGAAACGCGTATTTAGATTATGTTTTATCTAACAATGAGAAACCTAAATCTGTTTACAGTTTTGTTAAGAAAATAAAAATTACAGAAGCAGAATTCTATCAATTTCATCCATCGTTTGAGAGCATCGAAAAAACCATTTGGTTTGAATTGACCTTTGATACCATCACCAAAATAAAGGAACAAGAGGTCTGGAACCAATATTCTTCAAGAGAGAAAATGCTTTCATTTTTCTATAGCTATTTAGAGAACTTAAAAACAAATAGAAGTTTTGTAGTTTATAGTTTAAAAAATTATGTGGGTAAAATTGGTTTGCCAAATGTTTTAACTGGAGTTAAGCCCATTTTCGAAAACTTTGCAGAAGAAGTAATAAATGAAGGTTTAGAAAGTGGAGAATTAGCTGATCGCAGATTTTTTAGTAAACGATACAAAGATGCATTATGGCTTCAGTTTGCGTTTATTGTAAAATTTTGGATTAGTGACGATAGCGATGGATTTGAAAAAAGTGATGAGGCGATAGAAAAAGGTATCAATGTTACTTTTGATCTTTTTCAACGTTCTCCAATTGATAATCTTTTCGAGTATGGTAAATTTTTAACCCGTAACGGGAAATTTAAAGAGAGCATGGGGTTTTAA
- a CDS encoding HD domain-containing protein, with protein sequence MVQVDDFLYGKMQFSQVFLDLLNTEALIRLAGIHQSGAVFLVNPGICHSRLEHSKGVMMLIKYLGGTELEQIAGLLHDVSHTAFSHVGDYVFNNTDENYHEQIFEEFLLKSDIPQVLINHGYHIDEIIFGDFKILEQPLPLLCADRLDYTLRDAIHGGIISRQRAKIFLNDITLKNGVIAVNSENEVEWINETFVKLNNELFRLPINLYANGKMAEIIRDFMDKNILSKDDMLKTDTMLLNKIRSTIDGYEAIKAIKQLKGFAEFMRHGAVPKIKARVLKAFIT encoded by the coding sequence ATGGTTCAAGTTGATGATTTTTTATACGGTAAAATGCAATTCAGTCAAGTATTTCTTGATTTGTTAAATACTGAAGCGTTAATTCGCTTAGCTGGAATTCATCAAAGTGGTGCTGTTTTTTTAGTAAATCCAGGTATTTGCCATTCGCGTTTAGAACATTCCAAAGGTGTAATGATGCTGATAAAGTATTTGGGTGGAACTGAATTAGAACAAATTGCAGGTTTATTGCATGATGTATCTCACACTGCATTTTCTCATGTAGGAGATTATGTTTTCAACAATACTGATGAAAATTATCACGAGCAAATTTTTGAAGAATTTTTATTAAAATCTGATATTCCTCAAGTGTTAATCAACCATGGTTATCACATTGATGAAATAATTTTCGGAGATTTTAAAATTCTCGAACAGCCATTGCCATTACTATGTGCAGATCGATTGGATTATACTTTAAGAGATGCTATACATGGAGGGATTATTTCCAGGCAAAGAGCAAAAATATTTTTAAATGATATCACACTAAAAAATGGTGTAATTGCTGTAAATTCTGAAAACGAAGTAGAGTGGATTAATGAAACTTTTGTAAAATTGAATAACGAACTTTTTAGGCTTCCAATAAATTTATATGCAAATGGTAAAATGGCAGAAATCATTAGGGATTTTATGGATAAAAATATTTTATCTAAAGATGATATGCTAAAAACTGATACCATGCTTTTAAATAAAATTAGAAGTACAATAGATGGATATGAAGCAATAAAAGCTATAAAGCAGTTAAAAGGATTTGCCGAATTTATGAGACATGGAGCCGTTCCGAAAATTAAAGCTAGAGTTTTAAAAGCCTTCATTACCTAA
- the tatA gene encoding twin-arginine translocase TatA/TatE family subunit: MSAIEIILIGVVILLLFGGKKLPELMRGIGKSIKEFKNAKGEPSIK; encoded by the coding sequence ATGTCTGCAATAGAAATTATTTTAATTGGTGTTGTTATCTTACTACTTTTTGGAGGAAAGAAACTTCCAGAGTTGATGAGAGGAATTGGGAAAAGCATTAAAGAATTTAAGAATGCGAAAGGTGAACCAAGCATTAAATAG